The genomic DNA TTAAAGGCTACAAGCAAAAGCATGGGATCGATTATGATGAAGTCTTTGCAATCGTTGCCCGAATTGAAACAATTCATTTGCTTATTTCCTTAGCAGCTCAAATGAAGTTGAAAATACATCAACTAGATATGAAATCGGTATTTCTTAATGGCTTCTTGGAAGAGGAAGTTTACATTAAGCAACCCATGGGATACAATGTCCAAGGACAATAAGATAAATGTCTAATGTTGAAAAAGGCACTATATGGGTTTAAACAGGCACCGCGTGTATGGTATAGCCGTATCAACAAGTATTTTTGAGACACTGGATTTGGTCGGTATCTTCATGAACATGCACTCTATATCAAGACAAATGGTGGTAGAGATATCTTGATAGTTTGTCTTTATGTGGATGATTTGATCTTTATAGGAGACAATTTGAATTTAATTGAAGAATTCAATAAACACATCTCGCTTGTTTTTAAGATGACTGATGTGGGGCTTATGTCTTATTATTTGGGCCTAGAAGTGAAACAAATAGATGATGGCATATTCATCTAGCAAGAAGGTTATGCAAAACAAGTGTTGAAGAAATTCAAAATGCTTGATTGCAATCTTGTTGAAACTCCAATGGAGTGTGAAGTAAAGTTGCCAAAGTTTGATAATGGAATAAAAAAATATTCAACTCTTTTCAAAAGTCTTGTTGGAAGTTTGAGATACTTGACATGTACAGGGCCTAATATCCTATTTGCAGTTGGTGTAGTGAGTCACTACATAGAAGCTCTTACGTCAACTCACAGGAAGATTGGTAAAAGGATTCTTGTTACCTAAAAAGGACGATTGAATTTGGGTTATTCTACTCATCTTCTCATGACTTTCAAATCAGGATTTTGTGATAGTGGTTTTGTTGGTGAAATTGATGACAGAAAAAGAACCACTGAATTTGTGTTTTTCTTGGGAGATTGTTGCATCTCTTGGAGTTCTAAGAAATAACCCATTGTGATACTTTCAACTTGTAAGGCTAAATATGTGGTAACAACTTCTTGTACTTGTCATGCTATCTGAATTAGAGGATTGTTGAAAAAACTTCACTTGCCACAAGAAGGAGCAACCAAAATTTGCATTGATAACAAGTTTGCACAAGCACTTGTGAAAAATCTTGTGTTCCATGATCAAAGTAAACATATAGACACAATATATCATTATATTAGGGAGCATATTGCCAAGAAGGAAGAGGAGCTTAAGTTTGTGAAGACTCAAGATCAAGTGGCAGATATTTCTACAAAACCTCTCAAGGTTCAAGATTCTCAAAAAATGTGTGGAAAACTTGGCGTAATCAAGAAAAGTTCAAATTAAAGGGAAGTGTTGAATATTATAATTTGTAACATTCTAGAATATACTTGCTCATTAAGTACACGTATCTAGTTTAATGAATGTATTTAGAGTAGATGTATCTAGTAGTCATGCATATACTTAACTAGGATACATGAATGTGTTGAAACCAATGATCACCTACAACTACTATATAAATAGTTGTATGTGATGAAGCATGGTAAGAGAGAGTGAAAGAAGACAAAGTTTAATACAAAGTGAGTTCATTTCTTTCCTAAAAGTTGTTACTTTCCACTTCCTTCCAATAGTATGTGATGGCTATTTGGGGACTTTTAATTGCTATTTTAAGTTGTTACATGTAGTATTTTCCTGTTAAATATTGCTTAGTAGTTATTTTGGAATAGTATGGTAATATGTTCCATCTATTTTAGGCTTCTAATGTTGTTGGGGAATTGTTATTATTGTTTGGGGTTTAGCATGTAGTTTCTTCTTGTTAAGTGTTGCTTAGTATTTAGTTTTGAACAATATGGTAGTATGTGATGTCTATTTAGTCATTTCACTGTTGTTTGGGGTTGTTACATGCAACTTTTGCTATTAAATGttcattaataatttatttaaagcaATATGGTAGTATGTAGTGTTTAATTTGGGCTCTAAATGGTGGTTTGGAGCTATTAAATGTAATTTTTTACTGTTAGATATTGTTTACTATTTATTTGGGACAATATGGCAATATGTCTAGACTATTTTTGGACTTCTAATGTTGtttcaaacttttaaataatGTTAGGGATTGTTATATGAATTTTTGGAGTTTTAATTTCCTTTATATTGACATAGCCTAAGAGGACTGGTGAGCTCAGAGGAGTTGTGAGGCCTGAGTCATGCATTAACACAGGCAAATTTCTTTAGTTTTATGTTATTATGTTAGTGATTAAATAAGCACAACTTTTTATGCTACTACTGTTGTAATTGAACAGAAATAACATTTTACCTAGATATAGATCATACAGAACAAGAAGCTTGAAAGTGCACAAAAGACAGCAAAGGTACAAGCATCTAAGGAATAGGCAACTAATGAACCACAAGTCAATCAATTACAAGCAACTTCAACAAGCTAGGGAACAACCACCTAATGACTTGTTTATAGAATTTACACTTATATGGTCATTAACGAATGCTACACGTCAACCAACAAATGTTGACGTAACAATCTACAAGATTAACGATAGCACTTATGCGGTCATTAACGGATGTCACACGTCAACCAACAAATGTTGACGTAGCAATCTACGTCAACACCAGTTCCTGACATGCCAGTATCATGTtagcaaaaaaaaattcaagaaaaataaaaatatatttttaaaaagtctACAATGAACTTAGACAAATTATTATCTAGATTTATTCTAGAATAATAAAAacactaaaaaattaaattttaaaaattatttaaaatattaaaaattaattaaaatcataaaatttataagTAAAAAACATAAATTGCATTTTTCCATAGAAATTGAATATTAATGAGTTAACTAAAACTAAACAAAGGGAAAAAGTTATTATGTTCGAtctcttttaattatttatttatttcttcattcaaaaacacatttttaagAGGGATTACCTAACAAACATGCTGATTGGTATTTccaataaattaatttttcatataaatatattcaaaattaagatGCGACATTTTCGATTGAAATATGGGAAATAATTAAATGAAAGAATGAATGCTCTTGAattggaaaaaaaaggaaaaaaatgaaaaagattatGGTACGATtataaatttaatgtttttttatatttttaattttttatcattttaaagatttaaatttttataatttctaatgaTTCTTATAAAAttgtttataatttatttatatttatgaattttataatttcaGAATGAATATGAATAAATGGGTGTCGATTCaaataaatttggacaatcaATTTATTCGAGTTCATTCGAACTTATTTTCTAATTGTTATCGTTGGCTAAAAGGTCTCATTTATCAAAATTATTAGTTTAAGAGTTCAATTAAGtgcaaaaaaaaattgaaaggggcttaatttttttaattctttgaagGACTTTTATaccattaatttttttaacttttactttaaattaaaaaaaatatttttaaattaaatcttaCATGGGAatatatttgtattatttgtCATTCCACATCATTATTTACCATAAAACAAATTGCCACATCAAATTTCTTTAACGAAGTTAACAAAAACTTTTAAGTTTAGGGTTGAAATTTGAGCAAATTAGCGAGGGATTAAATCCTCAAGTTTCACATGGTATTATTTCTGTTGTTTCAATTAAGTTATCACAGTTGACTTTTCTAAGGTCAAATTTTTAAGTTGTGATAtctattatttcaaatattttaactaattaattttttaaaattaagcatttaaaattACGCTTAAatcacaaaataaaattttatattttttcaaaaattgatacttaaaattatattttgttacctaaaataatatataaactgtattatttttcttaaattagtaCCTAAACCCTTTACTTAAATTGTATTCCATTACCCAAAATGATATCTAAAGACTTAAACAGTCTTGGACATTATGTTGAAGATTCGGGGCAAAGAATAGAGTCAAATATCCAAGACCCATAATATAGGGGAAGAAGATGACGAGAACTGGGCTTATGAAGAATCCATGGAGAATGGGCTACAGTCCGCTTCAAATCAGTCCGAATAGCAAATTAGGACTGATGAGGTTTGAAGCCCAAATTCCTAATACAAGTGATGAATCCTCCAGTGAAGTCAGTAACGAAGGGTTAAGAACTGAGAGAAACAAGGAGAATTTAAGAACAACCTTAACACTAAAGATGCCTCTTCACAATCAGAGAATGTAAATGCGGTTGGCAAGAATATTCAATCGAGAGGAGTTACCACTCTTGAAGGTATTGAAAGCGAATATAAAGCTACTCGTCCAAAGAAAGAGGGGGCTAAATTGAGGAAATTGCAAAAGAAAGGGTTATACCAAAGATTATCAGCGAAACACAATGTGCCTTGGTGGAAGGTTGACAATTTTTTTATGGAATCTTGTTGGCTAAGGAAATCTTGCACTGAATGACTAAATCCAAGGAGAATGAAGGGGGATTATGCTTATGATTGCGTTGGTTGGGACTTGTTAGATCGTAGAGAGGCGAAATGATTCGTAGCTGTGTTGAATTGTCTGTTCTATCAAATTAATGGCGATTAATCAAGGCTTTCTGTCGGGTGGTCTGCAAGTCAAATCTGATAAGCTTGTATGACCTTTATAGGTGCAAGCCTGGTGTTATTGGATGATTGTTGTCACTTATAGGTGCAGATCTTTTTCCCTTGGTTTTGTAATCTGGAATATTGTACCACCGCTTTTACCATGACCGTTTCAATAAATTTGTTTCTagcttaaaagaaatttcattaaaagagaagaaagaatgATTCGGGAGGAGAAAGTGTAAAAaactttttgaaattttttaatttaattttattttattttaatttaaaagtgtcacgtgttataaaataattgtttaaAAAGATTTTTTAATGGTCGAGATAATTTGGACAATAGACTATGGTTTAGGTATGACTGCAGGCAACAAAGTCTAGTTTAAGTATCTCttgtaagaaaaaaaaagtttaggtataaatttgaaaaaaatagtaTAGTTTAGGTATCACTTTAAGTAATGGGATATAGTTTAGACATCACTTGTGATAAAAAAATTAGATACCAACTTAAAAATTTAGATATCATTTTGTGATTTAAGTCTAAAAATTACTACATTTAAAGTATtaagtaatattttaaaaaaattattaatgataaattttaaaaatagtaaatCAAAAGTCAAAAGAATTTAATCGCCAAAAGTCAAAAGTGTGATAAGTTTATTAGAATTTAGAATGAAGGGAATAACTACTGACCCTTTAATCAAAACATGTCATCATAAAACAACACGTGGACAAAACAAGTAATATAAACTACATTCAtggcttattttattttattagacaATTTATTTACTCACTATAAAGACAGTGCATGCATGAAAGACATATATAGAGTAGTAAGAAGAGGGGAAAATGCATGAAAAATAGGTAAAGGCAGTTAAAAGATGAGCAAAATTACATGAGGAAAGGCTGTAATTGTTCCAAGATAATAAACGTGAGCTCTACGTAATGACACTTATTTCTAAAGAGTAAACCAAAGCAACCCTCACGAGACTGCATCCCACAGCATTTATTTCCCAACTAAGTCATCAGCCACCACTTTCCCAACTATATTTTaatattcttatatatatatataaaccccaCCAAACAAAAAAAACAACTTCATGTCAAAGCATTACATCTGAAAGATCcatcacatacatatataaaagataaaaacccTAGTTGAGAATTGAACTCTTTGTGAACATGTCTCATATTGCTGTGGAGAGAAATAGGAGAAGGCAAATGAATGAGCATCTCAAAGTTTTGCGTTCCTTAACCCCTTGTTTCTATATTAAGAGGGTAACTTAACTCTtccttctttttttccttttattttcgaTCGATATCAAGATTGCGAGATTGAACCCTAATTGTCTTTCTCTTTcttaatttcttaatttttagggtttcattttttctttttttgtttctaTAGGGTGACCAAGCATCGGTCATAGGTGGTGTGATAGAGTTCATCAAGGAGTTGCAACAAGTTTTACAAGCTTTGGAATCGAAGAAACAAAGGAAGAGCTTAAGCCCTAACCCTAGTCCAAGTACCCCAAGGCCACTACCTTTGCCCGCAAAACCTAACCATTCTCCCATTGGATTCGAACCGGTGGGAGATGTCGGTGCTTGTTGCAACTCATCGCTTGCGGATGTTGAAGCAAGGATCACCGGATCCAACGTCGTCCTGAAGATCGTGTGCGGACGAATACCCGGTCAAATTCTGAAGATAATAGCTGTGCTTGAGAAATTTTCATTTGAGGTTCTTCACGTCAACATCAGCAGCATGGAAGACACTTTTTTATACTCCTTTGTCATCAAGGTATGATCATTATCTATTTGTTTCAACCACAGTTGTTATTGCCGGCATTAAATAATGCGTCAGAGTTTTAATGGACTTGAATTTGCTAGGAATTAATTTGATATTATTGTTGGCGTCgaggggtttagggtttatacCCCTTTTGTCATAAAGGTATGTCCATTGTATTAAGTAATACGGGACATGGAACACGAATTTGATAATATTGCAGTACTAATTTGACGAATATATTACTGGTAATTTAGGATTTAGGGGTTATACTCTTTTTGTCATAAATTTGTCAATGTATCAAAGaattaatttgataataaatatCACGTGTGCTTTGTATCAAGAAATAATCAATGAAAAATTGTTATTTTCCATTATATTCATGAACTATGGTTTCAACTCTAACTAATTATCAATGGGATATTAGATTAATAAAAATAACTAATGTTCTCCGGCCACTAACAaatgctttatatatatatatatatatatatatatatatatatatatatataaaacaatgtTAAATATATGAGTAGAAGATGAGAGATTTtacttcttattattattattttgatagaaAGAGATTTTACATTCCAATATGCATTTATTATGTGCTTCTAATCATATATATGTTCATTTGAAGCAGATTTCATCCAAAATTCCTCATGGAAAGCATTGTCAAGTAGggaaaaataaacatataaacaAAATTGGCTTGAGATTGCATTTCATCCATCAAGATGAAAAGCATGAGAAAACATCAGAAATAGGGCACCCAACTAAAACACTGAAAATAGTAACTATTTAAGCTTCTTATACTCGACAATTTAATCCTTCTGTTCATTTTTGTTTCTTATATTGAACAATATGATATAACATGAATTTTTGAGAGATTTACTTTATTTTCACCATAGAAAGCCTGTTTTATAAATGGAATCTTTATTATGCCTGGTGTTTGTGTTCGATGTATATTCGAACATGGATATACGGATATAATCTTCCAAATATTTAAAGAACTTAAAgatattgagtatatatatacacatgttggATACATACTCCTAATACTTTTTCTTAAGTTGGAGTAATATAGGTTGAAGTTGATAAGTGGTCTATTAATCTCCATATATGTATATAACTAGATATGAAGAAGGCTTATCTTATATCATAGTgctatctttttttctttttcttttcttgagaCAGATTGGTCTAGAATGTCAGCTGAGCTTGGAGGAACTTGCTGTTGAAGTTCAGCAAAGCTTCTTCTCGGAGCCTGTTTTTCTAAACGAAATATAGATTTTCATAGCTTTCAAATTTTCGTGTTTACATGGTTTGTTGTTATATCCCTGCATACAAGAaatgaaacatatataatttCATTTCTCTTTTAAGGTTAAAACATAATTACTTCTAAATAATGAAATCTAACAACTTATCCACTTTTTCCATGATATGGAGAGATAGTTATATGGACCTTTACTCCATTAGAGCAATGCttcctttattattttttttatgtgtaAATCTTGATACttaatttgatttttgaaaagttgATTTGATTCTTGAACTAATCGTTTGAACTTTCGGAGAAAAAGTGATAGGCTTTAATCTGAGCAACTCCCTTTGAACATAGTGTGTGCGTGTGTGGTGTGGATATATCCCTATTGTGGGTGCATTAATACTACATTAccaaaaaaaaacagaaaaaaattgaataaaaacaactatttattatgaaattattgaaatatatAATTGGGTAAACTACATTAGTAGTCATCCAACTATGGACTTTTTTTTTGTCACCCTACTATgaaaagtaacaaaatgatcacTCAATTATTCAATTATGTCTTTTTTGGTcgcccaactatcttgaaatttttTGGTATTTCTATTTTTACGTTACTCAGCTGAtgataaaaaaaaagataaaattgaatagttaagtgatcattttataatttttcataattagatgattaaaaaaattacttataattaggtgactaaaaaagaaaaaaattcataGTTGAGTGACTGTTATTATAAGTTACCTAAATAATTTCTTTCAATTATTTATCTTGTAGTTAAAGAATAATTAGTATAAACTTAAACTTGAAATTAAAAGGATGAATTGCACTCTAGTAAAATATTAGAATatcaaatataaaattagaaAGAATAAATGTTGAAACGCAAAATCACAGAATTCTATGGGTGGTGATCAGACTACCTAAAAGGTTCAATTACAAGAAGAGATCCCTCGGATGATTCAGATATTGCTATATGGTGAAGGAGATGTTTCTTTCAAAGAAAAACTACTAAACTCATGAAAAAGGCTACCAATGTGATGGAACTCATGGGAAATTATGATATCGAATTTCAAGAGGGTGATGTTGAGAAGATCATGAAAAATGGGATGTCTACAATTTGGTGTTCTAAACGTGATGAGGAGAG from Gossypium arboreum isolate Shixiya-1 chromosome 9, ASM2569848v2, whole genome shotgun sequence includes the following:
- the LOC108456224 gene encoding transcription factor MUTE; translated protein: MSHIAVERNRRRQMNEHLKVLRSLTPCFYIKRGDQASVIGGVIEFIKELQQVLQALESKKQRKSLSPNPSPSTPRPLPLPAKPNHSPIGFEPVGDVGACCNSSLADVEARITGSNVVLKIVCGRIPGQILKIIAVLEKFSFEVLHVNISSMEDTFLYSFVIKIGLECQLSLEELAVEVQQSFFSEPVFLNEI